The Myxococcota bacterium genome includes the window CAGATCCCACAGCGGCGGGAACAGGATCTCGTCTGCAGCGGCTTCGAGCTGTCGGCAGCGTGCGCGCTCGGCGGCGTCGGCGGGATAGAGGGGAGGGTGGGGATTGCGATCCTCGAGGTACTCGAGCAACACGGTCGAGTCGTAGAGCACCAGGTCGCCATCCACGAGGACCGGCACTTCCGCCTTCGGGTTGTGGGCGGCGACGTCCGGGTGATGGGGCAGGTAGCGATCGGCCACACTCCAGCCGACCTCGATGCGCTCGTATTCGCAGCCTTTTTCCGCGAGAGCGATCCGGACCTTGGCGGTAAACAGGCTGAGCGGGCCCGAGTAGAGACGCATGTCGAGAACCTCCGGTGGATGGAACTCCGAGAATCTCCCGCCTGGTGCGGATCCACGAAAGATCCAAAATCGACTAGATTTATAGGTCCAATCGACGGGCCCGGAGCGGCCGCGAGGAAGGAAGGAGGACCCCATGTGGCTGTCCCTGGACGGAAACGGGGCGCTCTATCGGCAGACGTATCGGGCGCTGCGCCAGGCCATCCTCGACGGCCAGCTCGCCGCGGGCGCGCAGCTGCCGTCGAGTCGCACGCTGGCCGAGGAGCTCCAGGTGGCGCGCAACACCGTGCTCCAGGCCTACGAGCAGCTGGTGGCCGAGGGGTACGCGGTGCCCCGCCGCGGCGCGGGCACCTTCGTGGCGTCCGAGCTCCCGGACGCACCGCCGCCCGCCCAGAGCGAGCGGCCGAACGACGACCAGGCGGCGCC containing:
- a CDS encoding glutathione S-transferase family protein — protein: MRLYSGPLSLFTAKVRIALAEKGCEYERIEVGWSVADRYLPHHPDVAAHNPKAEVPVLVDGDLVLYDSTVLLEYLEDRNPHPPLYPADAAERARCRQLEAAADEILFPPLWDLIEGVFYATADGGGGGERVSAALAAWEAHYARLDKALTAGPYLCGDYSVADIGTFVMCNAAGTLGASAPSDHAAFHAWDARMRERPAVAQEVSEMGAAAAAALGSVRSQ